The following DNA comes from Hordeum vulgare subsp. vulgare chromosome 3H, MorexV3_pseudomolecules_assembly, whole genome shotgun sequence.
gcagtcaactcctggaacttgtgaaaaaccctttgccacaagtcgagctttataaacggtcacattgccgtcagcgtccgtcttcttcttaaagatccatttgttctgaatagccttgcggccctcaggtagtatctccaaagtccacactttgttctcatacatggatcctatctcagatttcatagcttctagccatttgttggaatttggccccaccattgcttcttcataatttgcaggttcattgttgtctaacaacacgattgacaagacgggattaccgtaccactctggagcagcacgtgatctcgtcgacttgcgtggttcaacagaaacttgaactggagtttcatgatcatcatcattaacttcctcctcaactggcgtcgtaacgacagaggtttccccctgccctgcgccaccatccagagggatgagaggttcgacaacctcgtcaagttctatcttcctcccactcaattctctcgagagaaactccttctcgagaaaagctccgtttttagcaacaaacactttgccctcggatttgagatagaaggtgtacccaattgtctcttttgggtaacctatgaagacgcacttttccgctttgggttccagcttttcaggctgaagctttttgacataagcatcacatccccaaactttaagaaacggcaactttggtcttatgccataccacagttcgtatggtgtcgtctcaacggattttgatggtgccctatttaaagtgaatgcagctgtttctaatgcataaccccaaaatgataacggcaaatcagtaagagacatcaaagatcgcaccatctctaataaagtacgattacgacgttcggacacaccattacgctgttgtgttccaggcggtgtcaactgcgaaacaattccacattgtcttaagtgatcaccaaactcgaaactcagatattcacccccacgatcagaccgtaggaacttgatcttcttgttacgatgattttccacttcactctgaaattgcttgaacttttcaaatgtttcaaacttgtgcttcatcaagtagacataaccatatctactcaaatcgtcagtgaaggtgagaaaataacgatatccgccgcgtgcctccacgctcatcggaccacacacatcggtatgtatgatttccaataagtcacttgcacgctccattgtttcggagaacggagtcttagtcatcttgcccatgagacatggttcgcacgtgtcaagtgaatgaaagtcaagtgactccaaaagtccatcagcatggagtttcttcatgcgctttacaccaatatgacctaagcggcagtgccataaaaatatggtgctatcattgtttacactaactcttttggtctcaatgttatgtatatgcgtaacgctatcaagattcaatatgaacaatcctctcacattcggtgcatgaccataaagatgttactcatagaaatagaacaacaattattctctgacttaaaagagtaaccgtctcgcaataaacaagatccagatataatgttcatgctcaacgcaggcactaaataaaaatgatttaagttcatcactaatcccgacggtagctgaagtgacactgtgccgacggcgattgcatcaaccttggaaccatttcctacgcgcatcgtcacttcatctttcgccagccttcgtctattccgcagttcctgtttcgagttgcaaatatgagcaacagaaccggtatcaaatacccaggcactactacgagagccggttaagtacacatcaataacatgtatatcaaatatacctgatttttctttgcccgccttcttatctgccagatacttggggcaattgcgcttccagtgacccatacccttgcaatagtaacactctgtttcaggcttaggtccagctttgggtttcttcggcggattggcaacaggcttgctgctcttcttcgaattgcccttcttgactttgccgtttctcttgaaactagtggtcttattcaccatcaacacttgatgctctttacggagttcagactctgcgactttcagcatcgcaaacaactcgccgggagacttgttcatcccttgcatgttgtagttcaacacaaagcctttatagcttggcggcagtgattgaaggattctgtcagtgatagcctcttgcgggagttcaatccccagctcagctagacggtttgagtacccagacattttgagcacatgttcactgacagacgagttttcctccatcttgcaagcatagaatttatcggaggtctcatacctctcgatccgggcgttcttctgaaagataaacttcaactcctggaacatatcaaatgctccatgacgctcaaagcgacgttgaagtcccggttctaagccatacaagactgcacattgaactattgagtagtcctccttacgtgctaaccaagcgttcttaacatcctgatcagccgtagcgggtggttcatctcctagcgcagcattaaggacataatccttcttcccagcttgtaagattagcttaagattacgagcccagtctacaaagttgcttccatcatctttcaacttagctttctctaggaacgtattaaaattcaggatgactgtcgcgtgagccatgatctacaacacaaatatattcaaagtggacttagactatgttcaagataattagagtttaacttaatcaaattatatgctaaactcccactcaaaaagtacatctctcaagtcatttgagtggttcatgattcacttacactatcccaagtccgatcatcacgtgagttgagtataatttcagtggtaagcatccctatgctaatcatatcatctatatgattcatgatcgacctttcggtctcatgtgttccgaggccatgtctgcacatgctaggctcgtcaagcttaacccgagtgttccgtgtgcgcaactgttttgtacccgttgtatgtgaacgttgagtctatcacacccgatcatcacgtggtgtctcgaaacgacgaactgtagcaacggtgcacagtcggggagaacacaatttcgtcttgaaattttagtgagagatcaccttataatgctaccgtcgatctaagcaaaataaggtgcataaaaggattaacatcacatgcaattcataagtgacatgatatggccatcatcacgtgcttcttgatctccatcaccaaagcacctggcacgatcttcttgtcaccggcgccacaccatgatcatccatcaacgtgttgccatcggggttgtcgtgctactcatgctattactaccaaagctacatcctagcaaaatagtaaacgcatctgcaagcacaaacgttagtataaagacaaccctatggctcctgccggttgccgtaccatcgacgtgcaagtcgatatttctattacaacatgatcatctcatacatccaatatatcacatcacatcgttggccatatcacatcacaagcataccttgcaaaaacaagttagacgtcctctaattttgttgttgcatgttttacgtggtgaccaagggtatctagtaggatcgcatcttacttacgcaaacaccacaacggagatatatgagttgctatttaacctcatccaaggacctcctcggtcaaatccgattcaactaaagttgcagaaaccgacacttgccagtcatctttgagcaaaggggggtactcgtaacgatgaaaccagtctctcgtaagcgtacgagtaatgtcggtccaagccgcttcaatccaacaataccgcggaatcaagaaaagactaaggagggcagcaaaacgcacatcaccgcccacaaaaacttttgtgttctactcgagaagacatctacgcatgaacctagctcatgatgccactgttggggaacgtcgcatgggaaacaaaaattttcctacgcgcacgaagacctatcatggtgatgtccatctacgagaggggatgagtgatctacgtacccttgtagaccgtacagcagaagcgttagagaacgcggttgatgcagtggaacgtcctcacgtcccttgatccgccccgcgaacaatcccgcgatcagtcccacgatctagtaccgaacggacggcacctccgcgttcagcacacgtacagctcgacgatgatctcggccttcttgatccagcaagagagacggagaggtagaagagttctccggcagcgtgacggcgctccggaggttggtgatgaccttgtctcagcagggctccgcccgagctccgcaaaaacgcgatctagaggaaaaactgtggaggtatgtggtcgggctgccgtggaaaagtcgtctcaaatcagccctaaaacctccgtatatataggtgggagggaggggaccttgccttggggctcaaggagccccaagggggtcggccgagtccaagggggaggactctcccccccccaaaccgagttggactaggtttggtgggagggagtcccccttccttcccacctcctccctttttttttctttctctcttgattttcttctccttggcgcatagagccttttgggctgtcccaccagcccactaagggctggtgtgccaccctcaaggcctatgggcttccccggggtgggttgcccctcctggtaaactcccggaacccattcgtcattcccggtacattcccggtaactccgaaaaccttccggtaatcaaatgaggtcatcctatatatcaatcttcatttccagaccattccggaaaccctcgtgacgtccgtgatctcatccgggactccgaacaacattcggtaaccaaccatataactctaatacgcataaaacaacgtcgaaccttaagtgtgcagaccctgcgggttcgagaactatgtagacatgacccgagagactcctcggtcaatatccaatagcgggacctggatgcccatattggatcctacatattctacgaagatcttatcgtttgaacctcagtgccaaggactcatataatcccgtatgtcattccctttgtccttggtatgttacttgcccgagattcgatcgtcagtatccctatacctatttcaatctcgtttacgggcaagtctctttactcgttccgtaatacaagatcccgcaacttacattaagttacattgcttgcaaggcttgtgtgtgatgttgtattaccgagtgggccccgagatacctctccgtcacacggagtgacaaatcccagtcttgatccatactaactcaactaacaccttcggagatacttgtagagcatctttatagtcacccagttacgttgcgacgtttgatacacacaaagcattcctccggtgtcagtgagttatatgatctcatggtcataggaataaatacttgacacgcataaaacagtagcaacaaaatgacacgatcaacatgctacgtctattagtttgggtctagtccatcacgtgattctcctaatgacgtgatccagtttatcaagcaacaacaccttgttcataatcagaagacactgactatctttgatcaactggctagccaactagaggcttgctagggatggtgttttgtctatgtatccacacatgtaaatgagtcttcattcaatacaattatagcatggataataaacgattatcttgatacaggaattataataataactatatttattattgcctctagggcataattccaacattcacAACACTGCATAACCGTCTTGGTGCCTATATCAGAATAATGATGGTTAGCAATTGTGAAGGTTGAAAGAGCAGAGGAGATTTTTCTAAGGAATGTTAGAACGAACCAGATGCCATCTTTTGCTTAATGGGGACGCAGAAACTTGAATCTTGTCTATGTCAGATAAAGGAGGTGACCTAAAGCAAAACACCTTCCTTTTGAGGTCATCCCGTTCACTTGACCTTATGTAGGAGCCTCTAGTTATGTTCCCATCCTTCCAAACATCCTTCAAGAAAAATAAGACTGGCTTCTTGCACATAGACTTCTGAATTTCCTTGGTGTCAAAATCGAATTCAGTTCTCAGGCTCATCCTATTGAAAGCAATGTAAGTCCGCTCGGATCGTTCCAATtcaggaggaagaagaacacTGGGGTACACTTGAACAACATAACCCAAAGAGATGGCAAGTGTAAGCTTCTGCTTTTTATCATAACAAACTGAGCGCTGCAAGAAGCTCATGGGTTCTGTTTTCATAGCCTTCGTAAAAAGCTCCAAGCTCTCAAGAGAGTTCAATCCAGGATATATAGGATCTACAAACTCCACATGGTGGATACTGATGAAAGGAGCGATTGGATGAGCAGCCAATATACCATGGGCATTGCCTCTGATATCCCACTGATTACAACATCAGAGAGAAAGTACATACATTAGGAGAGCAGGGAGGTTAGAGAGATGTATTCAAAATTCCAAATCCATAATACATAAATGAACTGGAAAATCAAAATATGTAGTCAAAGGTCGATTGCCCACACTAAGCAAAACAACTTGATCAGTAATTGTCTCTTTCTCTAATGATGCACTGCTTATTCAACAGAGAGATGTACAAAGATAGTACCGTAAACAAAGTAGACAAGCAAGCAAATTCTATGAGAAGGAAGCACCAGTCAAGCCCAACCAAACTTGCTTTCACTATCATAAACACTCTGGCAAGGCCCTACTTTTGTACATGCTTTACAACCAGCGAGGTAACAAATCAGGACACAGCTAGGGTGGTACCACAGACAAAGGATCAACTTTCTTTCTGTCATAACGAATCAAGCATGATACCCATAGTTAAGTTCAAAACAGCGCATCAGCATCAAAACTTGCAAAGCAAGATCTACGATGGGGCTAATTCCTCAGCAATCCCCATATTCGTTCAGTCGACATGAATAGCATGTCACATTGCACTAATGAAGCATGGAATGGGGGGAGGAGCGCGCCTGAGAACTACAGTTTGCTAGCAGAATCTACATAGCACGACAGGCTAAGCGACCCAATTGCGTTGCTCGGATGAGATTTATAGCCATTTGATAAGATCTCTACAAATAAGATAAGCGCTGTAAATAGCAAAAAAAAAATGTTGAGTGCCGAACAAAAGTTGAAGGATATAGCTCCACACCTGATGGAATCCATATTCGCGTGAAAGGGGCACGCCAAGCTCTGTGATGCAAGCATGGAGGCGGTCGTTGCTTCCATACAGCTTGGGGTACCTCTCGATGCACACGTCGAGCGTCCGCGCGAGCGCAGTGGCGAGGGGGAAGCTGAGCGCGACGCCTCCGCCTCCGAACGCCATGCCGTGGCTGAAGTAGTTGTTGGCCGAGTGGCTCTCCGACGGGGCCCCGACGTACACCATCTCCCTCCAGTCGTACTTCCCGAGCATCACCACCAAGTTGTCCGGGGAGAGCACAATGTCGTCGTCCACGAGCACCACCCACCGCGCGCCCCCACCCCCGACGAGTCGCACGGCCTCGGCAGCGATGTGCGCGATCCGGAGCCCAGGAGGGTGGCCCG
Coding sequences within:
- the LOC123442068 gene encoding uncharacterized protein LOC123442068, translating into MSCTIAVASASASPSPSASNSPSQSASASPSPPPPPSSLPPIRVSEDTSRFRYTNPTGHPPGLRIAHIAAEAVRLVGGGGARWVVLVDDDIVLSPDNLVVMLGKYDWREMVYVGAPSESHSANNYFSHGMAFGGGGVALSFPLATALARTLDVCIERYPKLYGSNDRLHACITELGVPLSREYGFHQWDIRGNAHGILAAHPIAPFISIHHVEFVDPIYPGLNSLESLELFTKAMKTEPMSFLQRSVCYDKKQKLTLAISLGYVVQVYPSVLLPPELERSERTYIAFNRMSLRTEFDFDTKEIQKSMCKKPVLFFLKDVWKDGNITRGSYIRSSERDDLKRKVFCFRSPPLSDIDKIQVSASPLSKRWHLAPRRLCSVVNVGIMP